The following are encoded in a window of Castanea sativa cultivar Marrone di Chiusa Pesio chromosome 5, ASM4071231v1 genomic DNA:
- the LOC142635387 gene encoding codeine O-demethylase-like: MRELFIDGVQTTRMNYYPPCPEPDKAIGLTPHSDTDALTIIVRNGIYQSMKHRATVNSTNERFPIATFHSSNLDSELGPAPSLIGPDNPANF; encoded by the exons ATGAGAGAGTTGTTTATTGATGGAGTTCAGACAACGAGAATGAATTACTATCCTCCATGCCCTGAACCAGATAAGGCCATTGGGTTGACTCCTCATTCCGATACTGATGCTCTGACAATT ATTGTGAGAAATGGCATATATCAAAGCATGAAGCATAGAGCAACAGTAAATTCTACAAATGAGAGGTTCCCCATTGCTACATTTCATAGTTCCAATCTAGACTCGGAACTGGGTCCTGCTCCTAGCCTTATTGGCCCTGACAACCCAGCAAATTTTTGA